A section of the Streptomyces agglomeratus genome encodes:
- a CDS encoding peptidase inhibitor family I36 protein, with the protein MSITAYQDCPVGWFCAWEDAGGWGRMVRFQTGSDDLRDFNMNDQISSVWNRTGRTFCTWLNINRDGATWPVGNWQGDTSHYNRNDNISSLRVGAC; encoded by the coding sequence GTGTCGATCACCGCATACCAGGACTGCCCGGTCGGCTGGTTCTGCGCCTGGGAGGACGCTGGCGGCTGGGGCAGGATGGTGCGCTTCCAGACGGGCTCCGACGACCTCCGCGACTTCAACATGAACGACCAGATCTCCTCGGTATGGAACCGAACCGGCAGGACTTTCTGCACGTGGCTGAACATCAACCGCGACGGCGCCACGTGGCCCGTGGGGAACTGGCAGGGCGATACATCCCACTACAACCGGAACGACAACATCAGTTCCCTGCGGGTAGGGGCATGCTGA
- a CDS encoding transposase, whose amino-acid sequence MDNGIKWRAMPADFPAWDRVYAFFRRWRDHRLVTEFHDRLRSRVRESEGRETEPTAAIVDSQSVKAAASVPAPSRGFDGAESFNGRKRHLIVDCLGLLLMVLVTPADVADRDAACGMLPRLLPATARSGSCGPMAATRAASSTGPGTNSASPWRSSSAATTCTASSYCPDAGA is encoded by the coding sequence GTGGACAACGGGATCAAGTGGCGGGCGATGCCCGCGGACTTTCCCGCCTGGGACCGCGTCTACGCGTTCTTCCGCCGCTGGCGCGACCATCGCCTGGTCACCGAGTTCCACGACCGACTGCGCAGCCGGGTTCGCGAGAGCGAGGGCCGGGAGACGGAACCGACGGCCGCGATCGTCGACTCGCAGTCGGTCAAGGCAGCCGCGTCCGTCCCGGCGCCGTCACGGGGCTTCGACGGGGCCGAGAGCTTCAACGGCCGCAAGCGGCACTTGATCGTGGACTGCCTTGGTCTGCTGCTGATGGTGCTGGTCACCCCGGCCGACGTCGCTGACCGGGACGCCGCCTGCGGCATGCTGCCCCGCCTGCTGCCCGCCACCGCAAGATCCGGCTCGTGTGGGCCGATGGCGGCTACGCGGGCCGCCTCGTCGACTGGGCCAGGAACAAACTCCGCCTCACCCTGGAGATCGTCAAGCGCAGCGACGACATGCACGGCTTCGTCGTACTGCCCCGACGCTGGTGCGTAG